Proteins encoded together in one Hevea brasiliensis isolate MT/VB/25A 57/8 chromosome 16, ASM3005281v1, whole genome shotgun sequence window:
- the LOC110656101 gene encoding UDP-N-acetylmuramoyl-L-alanyl-D-glutamate--2,6-diaminopimelate ligase MurE homolog, chloroplastic isoform X1 — protein sequence MAFTFTSQLHSLSSHPSFLSLKSFTLKPIPSLLKFRFPSLRHPPPLLAIGPDGKFYPTPSEDDPPEAPEDSAHGVSKFDQIHIQSARARKIQEEDFKNNQSTYLNAIADTEDPSVSSNYASDENSGDDLFGEIDKAIALKREEFIKQGLIKPRTNKENGNLVEGIEELEPEEVVDLDEINELQGLRVVDTESDEDDASGFDESIREKGKRDDRGLSLDPSFDLDFDSYGKGKATIVEPKFRMSLAELLDESKVVPVSVAGNLEVEITGIHHDSRMVSAGDLFVCCVGRRTDGHLYLTEADKRGAVAVVASKEIDMEETLGCKALVIVEDTNAVLPALAAAFYKYPSKNMAVVGITGTNGKTTTAYLIKGMYGAMGLRTGMLSTVAYYIHGDNKLESPSTTPDAVLVQNLIAKMLYNGTEAVVMETSSHGLALGRYDEVDFDIAVFTNLTRDHLDFHGTEEEYKDAKAKLFARMVDPERHRKIVNIDDPNASFFIAKGNPDVPVVTFAIENKSADVHPLKFELSLFETQVLVNTPHGILEISSGLLGRHNIYNILAAVAVGIAVGAPLEDIVRGIEEIDAVPGRCELIDEEQAFGVIVDYAQTPDALSRLLDSVRELGPKRIITVIGCVGEGDRAKRPMMTKIATDKSEVTMLTSDNPKNEDPLDILDDLLAGVGWTMQDYLKYGENDYYPPLPSGHRLFLHDIRRVAVRCAVAMGEEGDMVVIAGKGHETYQIEGDKNDFFDDREECREALQYVDELHQAGIDTSEFPWRLPESH from the exons ATGGCTTTCACTTTCACTTCGCAATTGCACTCTCTTTCTTCTCACCCCAGCTTTCTTTCTTTAAAATCTTTCACTCTTAAACCCATCCCTTCCCTTTTGAAATTCCGATTTCCCTCTCTCCGTCACCCACCTCCGCTCCTCGCCATCGGCCCAGACGGTAAATTTTACCCTACACCGTCCGAAGACGACCCGCCAGAAGCCCCGGAAGACTCTGCTCATGGAGTATCAAAGTTCGATCAAATCCACATCCAGTCTGCTCGTGCCCGGAAAATTCAAGAAGAGGACTTCAAAAATAATCAGTCAACGTATCTCAACGCCATTGCCGACACCGAGGACCCTTCTGTAAGTTCTAATTATGCAAGTGACGAGAACTCTGGGGATGATTTGTTTGGTGAGATAGATAAGGCCATTGCGTTGAAGAGGGAAGAGTTTATTAAGCAAGGACTTATAAAACCAAGAACCAATAAAGAAAATGGAAATCTTGTTGAGGGAATCGAGGAATTAGAGCCTGAAGAAGTAGTCGATTTAGATGAGATTAATGAGTTACAGGGGCTTAGGGTGGTAGATACTGAGTCTGATGAGGATGATGCGAGTGGTTTTGATGAGAGTATCAGGGAAAAGGGCAAAAGGGACGATCGTGGGTTATCTTTGGATCCGTCTTTTGATTTGGATTTTGATAGTTACGGGAAAGGTAAGGCCACTATTGTAGAACCGAAATTTAGAATGAGTTTGGCTGAGCTTTTGGACGAGAGTAAAGTGGTGCCAGTGTCGGTTGCTGGGAATTTAGAGGTAGAGATTACTGGGATACATCATGACTCGAGAATGGTGAGTGCTGGTGATTTGTTTGTGTGTTGTGTGGGGAGGAGAACAGATGGACATTTGTATTTGACTGAGGCTGATAAGAGAGGAGCTGTTGCGGTTGTGGCTAGTAAGGAGATTGATATGGAGGAGACTTTAGGGTGTAAGGCTTTAGTGATCGTGGAAGATACTAATGCTGTTTTGCCTGCATTGGCTGCGGCTTTTTATAAGTATCCTTCAAAGAACATGGCTGTGGTTGGGATAACTGGGACAAATGGAAAAACCACAACAGCTTATTTGATTAAAGGGATGTATGGGGCAATGGGATTGAGGACTGGGATGTTGAGTACTGTTGCATATTACATACATGGGGATAATAAGTTGGAATCACCTAGCACTACCCCAGATGCCGTTTTGGTTCAGAATTTGATAGCTAAGATGCTATATAATGGGACTGAAGCTGTTGTGATGGAGACATCTTCTCATGGACTGGCTTTAGGGAGGTATGATGAGGTTGATTTTGATATTGCAGTCTTTACCAATTTAACGAGGGATCACTTAGATTTTCATGGGACTGAGGAGGAGTACAAGGATGCCAAGGCTAAGTTGTTTGCTAGGATGGTGGATCCAGAAAGGCATAGGAAAATTGTTAACATTGATGACCCCAACGCTTCTTTTTTTATTGCAAAAGGCAATCCAGATGTGCCTGTTGTAACTTTTGCTATAGAGAATAAAAGTGCAGATGTTCATCCTTTAAAGTTTGAACTCTCCTTGTTTGAGACACAGGTTTTGGTTAATACACCCCATGGTATATTAGAGATTTCATCTGGATTGCTTGGGAGGCATAATATCTATAATATTCTGGCTGCTGTTGCTGTTGGGATTGCAGTTGGGGCACCATTGGAGGACATTGTCAGAGGTATTGAAGAGATTGATGCAGTACCCGGTAGGTGTGAGTTAATAGATGAGGAGCAGGCATTTGGGGTAATAGTGGACTATGCTCAAACTCCTGATGCCTTATCTAGACTACTTGATTCAGTAAGAGAGCTTGGGCCTAAGAGGATTATTACTG TTATTGGTTGTGTTGGTGAGGGCGACAGAGCTAAGAGACCAATGATGACAAAAATCGCAACAGATAAAAGTGAGGTGACAATGCTAACATCTGACAATCCAAAGAATGAAGATCCAT TGGACATCTTGGATGACTTGCTGGCTGGTGTGGGATGGACAATGCAGGATTATTTGAAATATGGGGAGAATGATTACTATCCACCTCTTCCTAGTGGTCATCGTCTTTTTCTACATGATATTAGACGAGTGGCTGTACGTTGTGCTGTTGCCATGGGAGAAGAAGGCGATATGGTT GTGATTGCTGGTAAAGGCCATGAGACATATCAAATTGAAGGTGACAAAAATGATTTCTTTGATGACCGTGAGGAGTGCAGGGAAGCTTTGCAGTATGTTGATGAGCTTCATCAAGCTGGGATAGACACCAGTGAATTTCCGTGGCG GTTACCAGAAAGCCATTGA
- the LOC110656099 gene encoding signal peptide peptidase-like 2, whose translation MDLVKLCFVIYVAAVISLVCYPSSVTAGDIVHDDDSAPKKPGCENNFVLVKVQTWVNGIEDAEFVGVGARFGTTIVSKEKNANQTLLTLSDPRDCCTPPKKKLDRDIIMVNRGKCKFTTKANNAEAAGASAVLIINNQKELYKMVCEPNETDLDIKIPAVMLPQDAGASLEKMLLNRSSVSVQLYSPKRPLVDIAEVFLWLMAVVTILCGSYWSAWSAREAAIEHDKLLKDAVDEIPNDKVVGLSSIVDINATSAVLFVAVASCFLVMLYELMSYWFVELLVVLFCIGGVEGLQTCLVALLSRWFKHAGESYIKIPFFGALSYLTLAVSPFCIAFAVVWAVYRNVSFAWIGQDILGIALIITVLQIVHVPNLKVGTVLLSCAFVYDIFWVFVSKKLFHESVMIVVARGDRSGEDGIPMLLKIPRMFDPWGGYSIIGFGDILLPGLLIAFSLRYDWLANKSLRAGYFLWAMIAYGLGLLITYVALNLMDGHGQPALLYIVPFTLGTFLTLGKKRGDLNILWTRGEPERPCHHVHLEHYHELNLKK comes from the exons ATGGATTTGGTGAAGCTTTGCTTCGTAATCTATGTTGCAGCTGTGATTTCGTTGGTGTGTTACCCGTCTTCTGTGACGGCTGGGGACATAGTGCATGACGATGATTCAGCTCCCAAAAAGCCTGGCTGCGAGAACAACTTCGTCCTG GTAAAAGTTCAAACTTGGGTTAATGGAATAGAGGATGCTGAGTTTGTTGGTGTGGGTGCTAGATTTGGTACTACAATTGTGTCAAAAGAGAAAAATGCAAATCAAACACTCCTCACTCTGTCAGATCCTCGAGATTGTTGTACTCCTCCCAAGAAAAAG CTTGATAGGGATATCATTATGGTTAATCGAGGCAAGTGCAAATTCACAACCAAAGCAAATAATGCAGAAGCTGCTGGTGCATCTGCTGTCCTTATAATAAATAACCAAAAag AACTTTACAAGATGGTTTGTGAGCCCAATGAAACTGATCTTGACATAAAAATACCTGCTGTTATGCTACCACAAGATGCTGGTGCAAGCTTGGAAAAAATGTTACTGAATAGATCATCCG TGTCTGTGCAGTTATACTCTCCAAAACGGCCCCTAGTTGATATAGCCGAAGTATTTTTGTGGCTGATGGCAGTTGTTACCATATTGTGTGGATCTTACTGgtctgcatggagtgccagagaAGCAGCTATTGAACATGACAAGCTATTGAAG GATGCTGTAGATGAAATTCCAAATGACAAGGTCGTTGGTCTTAGTAGTATTGTGGACATCAACGCAACATCAGCTGTCCTGTTTGTTGCTGTCGCTTCGTGCTTCTTGGTCATGCTTTACGAACTAATGTCATACTGGTTTGTTGAGCTTTTGGTGGTTCTTTTCTGCATAGGTGGGGTCGAG GGCTTGCAAACCTGCCTAGTTGCTTTATTATCAAG GTGGTTCAAGCATGCAGGAGAATCATACATTAAAATACCCTTCTTTGGAGCTCTTTCATACCTAACATTGGCTGTTTCACCATTCTGCATAGCATTTGCTGTTGTTTGGGCGGTCTATCGCAATGTCTCCTTTGCCTGGATAGGCCAAGATATACTA GGAATTGCACTGATAATCACAGTTCTGCAAATTGTCCATGTACCTAACCTCaag GTGGGTACAGTTCTTCTAAGTTGTGCGTTCGTGTATGACATCTTTTGGGTGTTTGTTTCTAAGAAATTGTTCCATGAAAGTGTCATGATTGTG GTGGCTCGCGGTGATAGAAGTGGAGAGGATGGTATCCCCATGCTGTTGAAGATCCCTCGAATGTTTGATCCCTGGGGGGGTTACAGCATCATAGGATTTGGCGACATCCTTCTACCTGGATTGCTGATAGCATTCTCACTTAG GTATGATTGGTTGGCAAATAAGAGTCTTCGAGCTGGATACTTTTTGTGGGCAATGATTGCATATGGATTGG GTCTTCTCATCACATATGTAGCCCTGAACTTGATGGATGGGCATGGCCAACCAGCACTGCTCTACATTGTCCCATTTACTCTTG GAACCTTTCTGACATTGGGAAAGAAAAGAGGCGATCTCAACATTTTATGGACACGAGGAGAACCAGAAAGACCTTGCCACCATGTCCATCTTGAACACTATCATGAACTGAACCTGAAAAAATAA
- the LOC110656101 gene encoding UDP-N-acetylmuramoyl-L-alanyl-D-glutamate--2,6-diaminopimelate ligase MurE homolog, chloroplastic isoform X2 yields MAFTFTSQLHSLSSHPSFLSLKSFTLKPIPSLLKFRFPSLRHPPPLLAIGPDGKFYPTPSEDDPPEAPEDSAHGVSKFDQIHIQSARARKIQEEDFKNNQSTYLNAIADTEDPSVSSNYASDENSGDDLFGEIDKAIALKREEFIKQGLIKPRTNKENGNLVEGIEELEPEEVVDLDEINELQGLRVVDTESDEDDASGFDESIREKGKRDDRGLSLDPSFDLDFDSYGKGKATIVEPKFRMSLAELLDESKVVPVSVAGNLEVEITGIHHDSRMVSAGDLFVCCVGRRTDGHLYLTEADKRGAVAVVASKEIDMEETLGCKALVIVEDTNAVLPALAAAFYKYPSKNMAVVGITGTNGKTTTAYLIKGMYGAMGLRTGMLSTVAYYIHGDNKLESPSTTPDAVLVQNLIAKMLYNGTEAVVMETSSHGLALGRYDEVDFDIAVFTNLTRDHLDFHGTEEEYKDAKAKLFARMVDPERHRKIVNIDDPNASFFIAKGNPDVPVVTFAIENKSADVHPLKFELSLFETQVLVNTPHGILEISSGLLGRHNIYNILAAVAVGIAVGAPLEDIVRGIEEIDAVPGRCELIDEEQAFGVIVDYAQTPDALSRLLDSVRELGPKRIITVDILDDLLAGVGWTMQDYLKYGENDYYPPLPSGHRLFLHDIRRVAVRCAVAMGEEGDMVVIAGKGHETYQIEGDKNDFFDDREECREALQYVDELHQAGIDTSEFPWRLPESH; encoded by the exons ATGGCTTTCACTTTCACTTCGCAATTGCACTCTCTTTCTTCTCACCCCAGCTTTCTTTCTTTAAAATCTTTCACTCTTAAACCCATCCCTTCCCTTTTGAAATTCCGATTTCCCTCTCTCCGTCACCCACCTCCGCTCCTCGCCATCGGCCCAGACGGTAAATTTTACCCTACACCGTCCGAAGACGACCCGCCAGAAGCCCCGGAAGACTCTGCTCATGGAGTATCAAAGTTCGATCAAATCCACATCCAGTCTGCTCGTGCCCGGAAAATTCAAGAAGAGGACTTCAAAAATAATCAGTCAACGTATCTCAACGCCATTGCCGACACCGAGGACCCTTCTGTAAGTTCTAATTATGCAAGTGACGAGAACTCTGGGGATGATTTGTTTGGTGAGATAGATAAGGCCATTGCGTTGAAGAGGGAAGAGTTTATTAAGCAAGGACTTATAAAACCAAGAACCAATAAAGAAAATGGAAATCTTGTTGAGGGAATCGAGGAATTAGAGCCTGAAGAAGTAGTCGATTTAGATGAGATTAATGAGTTACAGGGGCTTAGGGTGGTAGATACTGAGTCTGATGAGGATGATGCGAGTGGTTTTGATGAGAGTATCAGGGAAAAGGGCAAAAGGGACGATCGTGGGTTATCTTTGGATCCGTCTTTTGATTTGGATTTTGATAGTTACGGGAAAGGTAAGGCCACTATTGTAGAACCGAAATTTAGAATGAGTTTGGCTGAGCTTTTGGACGAGAGTAAAGTGGTGCCAGTGTCGGTTGCTGGGAATTTAGAGGTAGAGATTACTGGGATACATCATGACTCGAGAATGGTGAGTGCTGGTGATTTGTTTGTGTGTTGTGTGGGGAGGAGAACAGATGGACATTTGTATTTGACTGAGGCTGATAAGAGAGGAGCTGTTGCGGTTGTGGCTAGTAAGGAGATTGATATGGAGGAGACTTTAGGGTGTAAGGCTTTAGTGATCGTGGAAGATACTAATGCTGTTTTGCCTGCATTGGCTGCGGCTTTTTATAAGTATCCTTCAAAGAACATGGCTGTGGTTGGGATAACTGGGACAAATGGAAAAACCACAACAGCTTATTTGATTAAAGGGATGTATGGGGCAATGGGATTGAGGACTGGGATGTTGAGTACTGTTGCATATTACATACATGGGGATAATAAGTTGGAATCACCTAGCACTACCCCAGATGCCGTTTTGGTTCAGAATTTGATAGCTAAGATGCTATATAATGGGACTGAAGCTGTTGTGATGGAGACATCTTCTCATGGACTGGCTTTAGGGAGGTATGATGAGGTTGATTTTGATATTGCAGTCTTTACCAATTTAACGAGGGATCACTTAGATTTTCATGGGACTGAGGAGGAGTACAAGGATGCCAAGGCTAAGTTGTTTGCTAGGATGGTGGATCCAGAAAGGCATAGGAAAATTGTTAACATTGATGACCCCAACGCTTCTTTTTTTATTGCAAAAGGCAATCCAGATGTGCCTGTTGTAACTTTTGCTATAGAGAATAAAAGTGCAGATGTTCATCCTTTAAAGTTTGAACTCTCCTTGTTTGAGACACAGGTTTTGGTTAATACACCCCATGGTATATTAGAGATTTCATCTGGATTGCTTGGGAGGCATAATATCTATAATATTCTGGCTGCTGTTGCTGTTGGGATTGCAGTTGGGGCACCATTGGAGGACATTGTCAGAGGTATTGAAGAGATTGATGCAGTACCCGGTAGGTGTGAGTTAATAGATGAGGAGCAGGCATTTGGGGTAATAGTGGACTATGCTCAAACTCCTGATGCCTTATCTAGACTACTTGATTCAGTAAGAGAGCTTGGGCCTAAGAGGATTATTACTG TGGACATCTTGGATGACTTGCTGGCTGGTGTGGGATGGACAATGCAGGATTATTTGAAATATGGGGAGAATGATTACTATCCACCTCTTCCTAGTGGTCATCGTCTTTTTCTACATGATATTAGACGAGTGGCTGTACGTTGTGCTGTTGCCATGGGAGAAGAAGGCGATATGGTT GTGATTGCTGGTAAAGGCCATGAGACATATCAAATTGAAGGTGACAAAAATGATTTCTTTGATGACCGTGAGGAGTGCAGGGAAGCTTTGCAGTATGTTGATGAGCTTCATCAAGCTGGGATAGACACCAGTGAATTTCCGTGGCG GTTACCAGAAAGCCATTGA